One window of Planctomycetia bacterium genomic DNA carries:
- a CDS encoding glycosyltransferase family 39 protein has translation MDRDVHISLPARKRCWRELEFWLLLALACAIYLPGLTRLSIRGEESRRAQVAAEILRTGDWIVPRQQGEIYLSRPPLGSWPIAALASWRGEMDVLSVRLPAALATIATCLLLYLYARRWLTPLGALTAGAAFGSMAQVLELGGLAETESTLTLLVAASLLCWHAGYVSATRSAWPWVVGYALAALAGLAKGPQGPVYFVAVTTVYLWALRDFREWFSWRHALGILTFAVVLGAWQIPFTLRTDWASTYAIWSHNASDRFAESSWQPFLTHLALYPFEVAACMLPWSLLLLAYAYPGVRRRLDHTAPLVRFLCIALLVTFPSCWFAATARGRYFMPLYPCAAVLIGVAVDRIVLLAQPARLGYALQRFLWPFAAALPLAAAAVVVAGALAGSNVQPLQAATDPPAMLFAFTVVTLLAGWLIARAARDITPTRVRWAILSIAGFVGFLHSGPITNIRVAQSQDTDSQVAQLKQLLPLDAQRELVSLGLVHHLFAYYYAEPIRALAPEAFEQTSYDWEYFCLHQIGDAPLDLPFDWTPVAVVSCDRARLARPHEKVIVGRRLTGSSQTAGRGDDHARK, from the coding sequence ATGGACAGGGACGTCCACATCTCACTTCCTGCGCGAAAGCGCTGTTGGCGCGAGCTGGAATTCTGGCTCCTCCTCGCGCTCGCTTGCGCGATCTATCTGCCTGGCCTGACGCGGCTGAGCATTCGGGGCGAGGAATCGCGCCGCGCGCAAGTCGCCGCGGAAATTCTCCGTACGGGCGATTGGATCGTGCCGCGCCAGCAAGGTGAAATCTATCTCAGCCGGCCGCCGCTAGGAAGTTGGCCAATCGCCGCGCTGGCGAGTTGGCGCGGCGAAATGGACGTGCTGAGCGTGCGATTGCCCGCGGCGCTCGCGACGATTGCGACATGCTTACTTCTCTATCTTTACGCCCGCCGCTGGTTGACGCCGCTTGGCGCACTCACCGCCGGCGCCGCGTTCGGTTCGATGGCTCAGGTCTTGGAACTTGGCGGATTGGCGGAAACCGAAAGCACGCTCACGCTCCTCGTCGCGGCCTCGCTGCTGTGTTGGCACGCGGGTTATGTTTCGGCAACGCGGTCCGCCTGGCCGTGGGTCGTCGGCTATGCGCTCGCAGCGCTGGCAGGACTCGCCAAGGGCCCGCAAGGCCCGGTGTATTTCGTTGCAGTGACAACGGTCTATCTCTGGGCGCTGCGCGATTTTCGCGAGTGGTTCTCCTGGCGGCATGCGCTGGGGATCTTGACCTTCGCGGTCGTACTCGGCGCGTGGCAGATTCCGTTCACGTTGCGCACGGATTGGGCCAGCACTTATGCGATCTGGTCACACAATGCCAGCGACCGCTTCGCCGAATCCAGTTGGCAGCCGTTCCTGACGCATCTGGCCTTGTACCCGTTTGAAGTGGCGGCCTGCATGCTGCCTTGGTCGCTGCTGTTGCTCGCGTACGCGTATCCGGGGGTGCGCCGCCGGCTCGATCACACCGCGCCGCTGGTCCGATTTCTTTGCATCGCGCTCTTGGTCACATTTCCGTCCTGCTGGTTCGCCGCGACGGCGCGCGGGCGCTACTTCATGCCGCTGTATCCGTGCGCCGCGGTGTTGATCGGCGTAGCGGTGGATCGCATCGTGCTGCTCGCTCAGCCGGCGCGGCTCGGATATGCACTGCAGCGATTTCTCTGGCCCTTCGCGGCGGCGTTGCCATTGGCGGCCGCGGCGGTTGTCGTCGCGGGCGCGCTGGCGGGGAGCAACGTACAGCCGTTGCAAGCCGCGACGGACCCGCCCGCCATGCTGTTTGCATTTACCGTCGTCACTTTGCTGGCAGGTTGGTTGATCGCCCGGGCGGCGCGCGACATTACGCCCACGCGGGTCCGTTGGGCGATTTTATCGATCGCCGGCTTCGTGGGATTCCTGCATAGCGGCCCGATCACGAACATTCGCGTGGCGCAAAGCCAGGATACCGATTCTCAAGTGGCGCAACTCAAGCAACTGCTGCCACTGGACGCCCAGCGTGAACTGGTGAGCCTTGGTTTGGTGCATCACTTGTTCGCCTACTACTACGCCGAGCCGATTCGCGCGTTGGCGCCCGAGGCGTTCGAACAGACCAGTTACGACTGGGAATATTTCTGTCTCCATCAGATCGGCGACGCACCGCTTGATTTGCCGTTCGACTGGACGCCCGTCGCCGTGGTCTCGTGCGATCGCGCGCGCTTAGCGCGCCCGCATGAGAAAGTCATTGTCGGCCGCCGCCTGACGGGGTCTTCACAGACTGCTGGACGAGGTGACGACCATGCCCGAAAATAG
- a CDS encoding lysylphosphatidylglycerol synthase transmembrane domain-containing protein has product MPENSLALDQRPETRLDAAPPVSVPRRAFPLGFLLRLVVSGGLIWFLLAKSDLNAIRSALGHLDYRYWVAALVIYAISQISSGYRWYTLGRAVGFRHSWKHFQKLYLEGMFFSLCLPSSIGGDVVKAMRLGSNAGERLLAAGTVLADRLTGLTALCVICATSFLARSWELGLSASLFLGAGVLLVALVSFLVGQWFLRWNSARLGNIPKLGAILAELNIYNHQPGVVFRAVGWSFVVQLTNVAMVWLLGQGIDLKLPVASYFVAVPAIALASTLPLSVNGVGVREGGLALLLQPDGLTEEQGVALGLLWFSITMASGLIGGLAFLWKGEQLTRSHEIRN; this is encoded by the coding sequence ATGCCCGAAAATAGCTTGGCCCTCGACCAAAGACCCGAGACTCGTTTGGACGCCGCCCCCCCCGTCTCCGTCCCGCGCCGCGCGTTTCCGCTCGGTTTCCTGCTGCGCCTGGTCGTCAGCGGCGGACTGATCTGGTTCCTGCTCGCCAAAAGCGACCTCAACGCCATCCGCAGCGCACTCGGGCATCTTGATTATCGCTATTGGGTCGCCGCGCTCGTGATCTATGCCATTAGCCAAATCTCCAGCGGCTATCGCTGGTACACGCTGGGACGCGCAGTCGGCTTTCGCCATTCGTGGAAGCATTTTCAGAAGTTGTACCTGGAAGGGATGTTCTTCAGCCTTTGCCTGCCCAGTTCGATCGGCGGCGATGTCGTGAAGGCGATGCGTCTTGGCTCGAATGCCGGCGAACGCTTGCTGGCCGCCGGCACCGTGCTGGCCGACCGCTTGACCGGATTGACCGCGCTCTGTGTCATTTGCGCGACCAGCTTCCTGGCGCGCTCATGGGAGTTGGGACTGTCGGCGTCGCTGTTTCTCGGCGCCGGCGTGCTGCTCGTGGCTCTCGTTTCATTTCTCGTCGGGCAATGGTTTCTGCGCTGGAACTCCGCGCGGTTAGGCAACATCCCTAAACTCGGCGCTATCCTCGCCGAACTGAACATCTACAATCACCAACCCGGCGTCGTGTTTCGCGCCGTCGGCTGGAGCTTTGTCGTGCAGTTGACCAATGTGGCGATGGTCTGGCTGCTGGGCCAAGGGATAGACCTCAAACTCCCCGTGGCCAGCTACTTCGTCGCGGTGCCGGCCATTGCGTTGGCTTCCACGTTGCCACTCAGCGTGAACGGCGTCGGCGTCCGCGAAGGGGGCCTCGCGCTGTTGCTGCAGCCGGACGGCCTCACCGAAGAACAAGGCGTCGCACTCGGCCTGCTCTGGTTCTCTATCACCATGGCCTCCGGCCTGATCGGCGGCCTCGCCTTCCTATGG